The Amycolatopsis sp. DG1A-15b genome window below encodes:
- a CDS encoding GNAT family N-acetyltransferase, producing MTDENRVVDNPDEDRYELWAGEKLAGIAQYDRRGDLTVFTHTEIDDTFSGQGLGKVLAAGALDDVVAHGGTIVPVCPFIAGYLKKNPGYEDHVRWRRE from the coding sequence CCGGGTGGTCGACAACCCGGACGAGGACCGCTACGAGCTGTGGGCGGGCGAGAAGCTGGCGGGGATCGCCCAGTACGACCGCCGCGGCGACCTCACGGTGTTCACCCACACCGAGATCGACGACACCTTCTCCGGGCAGGGCCTCGGCAAGGTACTGGCGGCGGGCGCGCTCGACGACGTCGTCGCCCACGGCGGGACGATCGTGCCGGTCTGCCCGTTCATCGCCGGCTATCTGAAGAAGAACCCGGGGTACGAAGACCACGTCCGCTGGCGGCGCGAGTAG
- a CDS encoding class I SAM-dependent methyltransferase has protein sequence MSHDHPMTVDEMLKQDFWEAMYQRDEHRIWSGNVNVNLRTEVEGLKPGHALDLGSGEGGDAIWLAKQGWTVDGVDISTTALARAEEAGAEAGVTVNWLHRNILEWRPEAQYDLVSAQYMHLPPDLRRDVFTAAAAAIRPGGSLLVVGHSPKAMREFDGQKPPEELYFEPEEITTYLGDPWQWVVETCETRGEGHHTDAVYRARRLEA, from the coding sequence ATGTCCCACGACCACCCGATGACCGTCGACGAGATGCTCAAGCAGGACTTCTGGGAAGCGATGTACCAGCGTGACGAGCACCGGATCTGGAGCGGGAACGTCAACGTCAACCTGCGCACCGAGGTCGAGGGCCTGAAACCCGGGCACGCCCTCGACCTCGGCAGCGGCGAAGGCGGCGACGCGATCTGGCTCGCGAAGCAGGGCTGGACGGTCGACGGCGTCGACATCTCGACCACCGCGCTCGCCCGCGCGGAAGAAGCCGGCGCCGAGGCGGGCGTGACGGTGAACTGGCTGCACCGCAACATCCTCGAGTGGCGGCCGGAAGCGCAGTACGACCTGGTCTCGGCGCAGTACATGCACCTCCCGCCGGACCTGCGCCGCGACGTCTTCACCGCGGCCGCGGCGGCGATCCGGCCCGGCGGTTCGCTGCTGGTGGTCGGGCACTCGCCGAAGGCCATGCGGGAGTTCGACGGCCAGAAGCCGCCGGAGGAGCTGTACTTCGAGCCCGAGGAGATCACGACCTACCTCGGCGACCCGTGGCAGTGGGTGGTCGAGACGTGCGAGACGCGCGGCGAGGGCCACCACACCGACGCCGTCTACCGCGCGCGGCGGCTCGAAGCGTGA
- a CDS encoding discoidin domain-containing protein: protein MTRRALVLVVTLFLALATALTGAGTASAATTQPTFLTFYGWWDNTPPGGDISYPQIHDTAGGKGTYADPITFATSSDELKPGTKVWVPRVKKYFIMEDGCDECSDDWNGHGPNGGPGLRHIDLWLGGKGGSAFDAIDCEDALTHYNADNTPVMEPVVVDPPSDEPYDATPIFTTSTGACWGGARPNTTVGQYRNNSTGTCLAAPGSGATLKVAACTGGADQRFTFHGAFLVIDDKCAGISGSSIVLQTCTGGPAQQWSINPDGTISDIQSSSKCFRASGTTLTAGSCSGTAARWTFTAAGTSGLSVTPSSVTVAPGGSATATVTSTDAVSLSASGAPAGVTVSFSPTSVPAGGTSTVTIAAAAGAAPGSAAITLTGGTKTASLGVTVTGGPEVLLSQGKPATASSTESSSYPAGAAVDGNLTSTRWASKEGTDPQWLRVDLGAAKSVTHVKLSWEAAYGKAYSIQTSADGTTWTTIYSTTTGNGGTDDLTGLAGTGRYVRMNGVTRGTSYGYSLYELQVFGTA, encoded by the coding sequence ATGACCCGGCGCGCGCTCGTGCTCGTCGTGACCCTGTTCCTCGCCCTGGCCACCGCGCTGACCGGCGCGGGCACGGCGAGCGCGGCCACGACCCAGCCGACGTTCCTCACCTTCTACGGCTGGTGGGACAACACCCCGCCCGGCGGGGACATCTCCTACCCGCAGATCCACGACACCGCGGGCGGCAAAGGCACCTACGCCGACCCGATCACCTTCGCCACCAGCAGCGACGAACTCAAGCCCGGCACCAAGGTCTGGGTGCCGCGGGTGAAGAAGTACTTCATCATGGAGGACGGCTGCGACGAGTGTTCCGACGACTGGAACGGCCACGGCCCGAACGGCGGACCCGGCCTGCGCCACATCGACCTCTGGCTCGGCGGCAAGGGCGGCAGCGCCTTCGACGCGATCGACTGCGAAGACGCGCTCACGCACTACAACGCCGACAACACGCCGGTCATGGAACCGGTCGTCGTCGACCCGCCGTCGGACGAGCCGTACGACGCCACACCGATCTTCACCACGAGCACCGGTGCGTGCTGGGGCGGCGCGCGGCCGAACACCACGGTCGGCCAGTACCGCAACAACTCCACCGGCACCTGCCTGGCCGCCCCTGGCAGCGGCGCCACGCTGAAAGTGGCGGCCTGCACCGGCGGCGCCGACCAGCGGTTCACCTTCCACGGCGCGTTCCTCGTGATCGACGACAAGTGCGCGGGCATCTCCGGCAGCTCGATCGTGCTGCAGACCTGCACCGGCGGCCCGGCCCAGCAGTGGTCGATCAACCCCGACGGCACCATCTCGGACATCCAGTCCAGCAGCAAGTGCTTCCGCGCCTCGGGCACCACGCTGACCGCGGGCAGCTGCTCCGGCACCGCCGCCCGCTGGACGTTCACGGCGGCCGGCACCTCGGGCCTGAGCGTGACGCCGTCCTCGGTGACGGTCGCGCCGGGCGGCTCGGCGACGGCCACCGTGACCTCCACCGACGCCGTGTCGCTCTCCGCGAGCGGCGCTCCCGCGGGCGTGACCGTCTCCTTCTCCCCCACCTCGGTGCCCGCCGGCGGGACGTCGACCGTCACGATCGCCGCCGCGGCCGGCGCGGCCCCCGGCTCGGCAGCGATCACCCTCACCGGCGGGACGAAGACGGCTTCGCTGGGTGTCACGGTGACCGGCGGCCCGGAAGTGCTGCTGTCCCAGGGAAAACCGGCGACGGCGTCCTCCACCGAATCGTCCTCGTACCCGGCGGGCGCCGCCGTGGACGGCAACCTGACGAGCACGCGGTGGGCGTCCAAGGAGGGCACCGACCCGCAGTGGCTGCGCGTCGACCTCGGCGCGGCGAAGTCCGTCACGCACGTCAAGCTGAGCTGGGAAGCCGCGTACGGGAAGGCGTACAGCATCCAGACGTCGGCCGACGGCACGACCTGGACGACGATCTACAGCACCACGACGGGCAACGGCGGCACGGACGACCTCACCGGGCTGGCCGGCACCGGCCGGTACGTGCGGATGAACGGCGTCACGCGCGGCACGTCGTACGGCTACTCGCTGTACGAGCTGCAGGTGTTCGGCACCGCCTGA
- a CDS encoding SDR family oxidoreductase yields the protein MSEQREIVVTGGGTGIGLAIAARFAAAGERVTVTGRRKDVLEAAAEKIGARAVAFDASDPAAVQAALAELPSRVDVLINNAGGNTDRVREAPAAGDLKGLADAWQANFEANVLSAVLVTAALKPRFADNVRVVTLGSIAAKQGSGSYGAAKAAIEAWNTDLARQLGAGGTANVVAPGVVLDTEFFHGTLTDEWLSSRISVAFNQRAGRPEEIADTVRFLADPGAAHLTGQVVHVNGGAYGAR from the coding sequence ATGAGCGAACAGCGGGAAATCGTGGTCACCGGCGGCGGCACCGGCATCGGGCTGGCGATCGCCGCCCGGTTCGCGGCGGCCGGCGAGCGGGTGACCGTCACCGGGCGGCGCAAGGACGTCCTCGAAGCGGCGGCGGAGAAGATCGGCGCGCGAGCGGTGGCCTTCGACGCGAGCGACCCGGCGGCGGTGCAGGCCGCACTGGCGGAGCTGCCTTCGCGGGTGGACGTCCTGATCAACAACGCCGGCGGCAACACCGACCGGGTCCGGGAAGCGCCCGCGGCCGGCGACCTGAAGGGCCTCGCCGACGCGTGGCAGGCGAACTTCGAGGCGAACGTCCTCTCCGCCGTGCTCGTCACCGCGGCGCTGAAGCCGCGCTTCGCGGACAACGTGCGCGTTGTGACTCTCGGTTCCATCGCGGCGAAGCAGGGCTCAGGCTCGTACGGCGCGGCGAAGGCGGCGATCGAGGCGTGGAACACCGACCTGGCGCGGCAACTGGGCGCCGGGGGAACGGCCAACGTCGTGGCGCCGGGTGTCGTCCTCGACACGGAGTTCTTCCACGGCACGCTGACCGACGAATGGCTGAGCTCGCGGATCTCCGTGGCGTTCAACCAGCGGGCCGGCCGTCCGGAAGAAATCGCGGACACCGTGCGGTTCCTGGCCGATCCGGGAGCCGCGCACCTCACGGGCCAGGTCGTGCACGTGAACGGCGGCGCGTACGGCGCTCGCTAG
- a CDS encoding cytochrome P450, giving the protein MTAAPATPALPTTRPAGCPFDPPGNYATLRETAPTSKVRCPAGMDAWLVTRYADVRAVLADRTMSSRGASSVHANPNADLDFEVSPGSIIQLDGAAHSRLRKKVIAEFTVRRVEALRGYVKELVESHLDAMLVKPGRADLVQDFALPIPSLVICELLGVPYADRAHFQRQSTTLVSTDATREEGEQAYDALSGYLAELFTAKQRNPQDDLFSRLSVAGAGDPLTMEELVVLGLSLLVAGHETTANMIALSTLVLLEHPEQREVVLAAPERAVEELLRYLSVVQWGVLRYATSDVQVGSRSVRAGEWLVAALNSANRDESVFPDADELDFDRESPRTHVAFGFGAHQCVGQQLARVELQEALTGLFRRVPDLRAAVPREELEYKHNTLVYGVRELPVAWG; this is encoded by the coding sequence GTGACGGCCGCACCCGCAACCCCGGCCCTCCCGACGACCCGGCCCGCCGGCTGCCCGTTCGACCCGCCCGGGAACTACGCCACTCTCCGGGAAACCGCGCCCACGTCGAAGGTGCGGTGCCCGGCGGGCATGGACGCCTGGCTGGTGACGCGCTACGCCGACGTCCGCGCGGTGCTCGCCGACCGCACGATGAGCTCGCGCGGCGCGTCTTCGGTGCACGCGAACCCGAACGCCGACCTCGACTTCGAAGTCAGCCCGGGTTCGATCATCCAGCTCGACGGCGCGGCCCATTCGCGGCTGCGGAAGAAGGTGATCGCGGAGTTCACGGTGCGGCGCGTGGAGGCGCTGCGCGGGTACGTCAAGGAGCTGGTGGAGAGCCACCTCGACGCGATGCTCGTCAAGCCGGGCCGCGCGGATCTGGTGCAGGACTTCGCGTTGCCGATCCCGTCGCTGGTGATCTGCGAGCTGCTCGGCGTCCCGTACGCCGACCGCGCCCACTTCCAGCGGCAGAGCACGACGCTCGTCAGCACCGACGCGACGCGGGAGGAAGGCGAGCAGGCGTACGACGCGCTTTCCGGCTATTTGGCCGAGTTGTTCACCGCGAAGCAGCGGAATCCGCAGGACGATCTGTTCAGCAGGCTTTCGGTCGCCGGTGCCGGCGACCCGCTGACGATGGAGGAGCTGGTCGTGCTCGGGCTCAGCCTCCTGGTGGCCGGCCACGAGACGACGGCCAACATGATCGCGTTGAGCACGTTGGTGCTGCTGGAACACCCGGAACAGCGCGAAGTGGTGCTCGCCGCACCGGAGCGGGCGGTGGAGGAACTGCTGCGGTACCTGTCGGTGGTGCAGTGGGGTGTGCTGCGGTACGCGACTTCGGACGTCCAGGTCGGCTCCCGGTCGGTTCGGGCGGGCGAGTGGCTCGTGGCCGCGCTGAACTCGGCCAACCGCGACGAGTCGGTGTTCCCGGACGCGGACGAGCTCGACTTCGACCGTGAGTCGCCGCGGACGCACGTGGCGTTCGGGTTCGGGGCGCACCAGTGCGTCGGGCAGCAGCTGGCGCGGGTGGAGCTGCAGGAGGCGTTGACCGGGTTGTTCCGCCGGGTGCCCGACCTGCGGGCGGCGGTGCCGCGGGAGGAGCTGGAGTACAAGCACAACACGCTCGTGTACGGGGTCCGGGAGCTGCCGGTCGCCTGGGGGTGA
- the aspS gene encoding aspartate--tRNA(Asn) ligase encodes MDNLGFIEVHTPKIVASATESGANVFGIDYFGRRAYLAQSPQLFKQALVGVFERVYEVGPVFRAEPHDTARHLAQYTSLDVELGFIRDHRDVMAVLREVLAGMADPALVTVPAEIPEIHFADAVTLVAADPDEPDLAPAHERALSEWARREHGSDFLFVTGYPMAKRPFYTHPDPTRPGYSNSFDLLFRGVELVTGGQRLHRYADYLAVLGDAAPDYAGYLQAFAHGMPPHGGFAIGLERWTARLLGAANVREVTLFPRDLHRLTP; translated from the coding sequence TTGGACAATCTCGGCTTCATCGAGGTGCACACGCCGAAGATCGTGGCGTCGGCGACCGAATCCGGGGCGAACGTCTTCGGCATCGACTACTTCGGCCGCCGGGCCTACCTCGCGCAGTCGCCGCAGTTGTTCAAGCAGGCGCTCGTCGGCGTCTTCGAACGCGTCTACGAGGTCGGCCCGGTCTTCCGCGCCGAGCCGCACGACACCGCCCGGCACCTCGCGCAGTACACCAGCCTCGACGTCGAACTGGGGTTCATCCGGGACCACCGCGACGTCATGGCCGTGCTGCGCGAAGTCCTCGCCGGGATGGCGGACCCGGCGCTGGTCACCGTCCCCGCCGAAATCCCGGAGATCCACTTCGCGGACGCGGTGACCCTCGTGGCGGCGGACCCGGACGAGCCGGACCTCGCGCCCGCGCACGAGCGGGCGCTGTCGGAGTGGGCGCGGCGCGAGCACGGGTCGGACTTCCTGTTCGTGACCGGCTACCCGATGGCGAAACGCCCGTTCTACACCCACCCGGACCCCACGCGGCCCGGCTACTCGAACAGCTTCGACCTGCTCTTCCGCGGTGTCGAGCTGGTGACCGGCGGCCAGCGCCTCCACCGGTACGCCGACTACCTCGCGGTCCTCGGGGACGCCGCGCCGGACTACGCCGGCTACCTGCAGGCGTTCGCGCACGGCATGCCGCCCCACGGCGGCTTCGCCATCGGTCTGGAACGCTGGACCGCGCGGCTGCTCGGCGCCGCGAACGTCCGGGAGGTCACGCTGTTCCCGCGCGACCTGCACCGGCTGACCCCGTGA
- a CDS encoding CGNR zinc finger domain-containing protein yields the protein MVTAAPGEDRSPALALVNTRRLTAAGQVDDLASPGAATDWLRRHGLAAAVSGPDELGRLTDLRAAVRELLAALADGRAPEATAVDTVNAAARADAAAPRLTWRNGPVREWHSTRPGSADAAVAALARDAIEVVGGELGPLVRPCEAHGCIRYYVREHARRRWCSTTCGDRVRAARHHRLVVEQREGSR from the coding sequence ATGGTCACGGCGGCACCGGGCGAGGACCGCTCGCCGGCACTGGCACTGGTCAACACCCGGCGGCTGACCGCCGCCGGCCAGGTCGACGACCTCGCCTCCCCCGGCGCGGCCACGGACTGGCTGCGGCGGCACGGACTCGCGGCGGCCGTCTCCGGCCCGGACGAGCTGGGCCGCCTGACGGACCTGCGCGCCGCGGTCCGCGAACTGCTGGCCGCGCTCGCGGACGGCCGCGCACCGGAGGCCACCGCCGTGGACACGGTGAACGCGGCCGCCCGCGCCGACGCGGCCGCGCCCCGGCTCACCTGGCGGAACGGGCCGGTGCGTGAATGGCACAGCACCCGGCCGGGCAGCGCCGACGCGGCGGTGGCGGCCTTGGCGCGGGACGCGATCGAGGTGGTCGGCGGCGAGCTGGGGCCGCTGGTGCGCCCGTGCGAGGCCCACGGCTGCATCAGGTACTACGTCCGCGAGCACGCCCGCCGCCGCTGGTGTTCGACAACCTGCGGCGACCGGGTACGGGCGGCCCGGCATCACCGGTTGGTGGTCGAACAGCGCGAGGGGTCCCGGTGA
- a CDS encoding alpha/beta hydrolase, translated as MVTVRHRYATVAGHRLFYREAGPAGAPTIVLLHGFPTSSHMFRHLIPALADRYHVIAPDYLGAGASDAPPTSDFTYTFDALAELTLGLLDQIGLGRFALYIQDFGAPVGLRIAAAHPDRVTAIVTQNGNAYVDGLGAGLPQKLAAGTLSEDDLRGMVTLEATRAQYLDGVPDPSLVSPDVWIHDQALLDRPGAAAIQQALLADYHHNIGWYPKFHEYFRTSRVPLLAVWGGNDEIFVADGARAYARDLPDAEIHLLDSGHFALETHLDAIAGYIRGFLGRVLPVDRDAS; from the coding sequence GTGGTCACCGTTCGCCACCGCTACGCCACCGTCGCCGGGCACCGGCTGTTCTACCGGGAGGCCGGCCCCGCCGGGGCGCCCACGATCGTGCTGCTGCACGGCTTCCCGACGAGCTCGCACATGTTCCGGCACCTCATCCCGGCGCTGGCCGACCGCTACCACGTCATCGCGCCGGACTACCTCGGCGCGGGCGCGTCCGATGCGCCGCCCACCAGCGACTTCACCTACACCTTCGACGCGCTCGCCGAACTCACGCTCGGCCTGCTCGACCAGATCGGCCTCGGCCGCTTCGCGCTCTACATCCAGGACTTCGGTGCGCCGGTGGGCCTCCGGATCGCGGCCGCGCACCCCGATCGGGTGACCGCGATCGTCACGCAGAACGGCAACGCCTACGTCGACGGCCTGGGCGCCGGGCTGCCGCAGAAGCTCGCCGCCGGCACGCTGTCCGAGGACGACCTGCGCGGCATGGTCACCCTCGAGGCCACCCGGGCGCAGTACCTCGACGGCGTGCCCGACCCGTCGCTGGTCAGCCCGGACGTCTGGATCCACGACCAGGCGCTGCTGGACCGCCCCGGCGCCGCGGCGATCCAGCAGGCGCTGCTCGCCGACTACCACCACAACATCGGCTGGTACCCGAAGTTCCACGAGTACTTCCGGACCAGCCGGGTCCCGCTGCTCGCGGTCTGGGGCGGCAACGACGAAATCTTCGTCGCCGACGGCGCCCGCGCGTACGCCCGCGACCTGCCCGACGCCGAAATCCACCTGCTCGACTCCGGGCATTTCGCGCTCGAGACGCACTTGGACGCCATCGCCGGGTACATCCGGGGGTTCCTCGGACGGGTGCTGCCCGTTGACCGGGACGCCAGTTGA
- a CDS encoding PQQ-dependent sugar dehydrogenase, with translation MSRLIRAGAIAIALAAAAITPAAAADPLLSQGKPVTASSSGGCCPAANAVDGDSATRWASAAGVDPQWIYVDLGAAVHVSRVRLQWDASCATAYEIDTSADHVAWTKIYSTDAGKGGVEDLTSLDGTGRYVRVYGTKRCRTDASKGYSLQEFGVYGSAGDVRPPSPPGTPTLAGVTPTSATIEWTAATDDVGVTGYDVYRDGQLCASTTGALTATCGNLGPNGSYGFYVNARDAAGNVSQASGTLQVKTPPSDDHTPPSAPSNLHTTAVDSTSIGLAWTASTDEVGVSGYRIYDGGTQVGTSDTTNTTLGGLTPNTAYHLQVRAFDANGNLSEPSTPVLDVTTTGGSNCTPSQGVCGATQAGTDDDVVWGLVTLPDGTILYNQRDAHAVVHLNPKTGAKKTIGTVPNVQSTDGEGGLTGLEINPASFASDHWLYIMHTSPNDNRIVRIKYDPAADSLTTSTEQILLTGIARNKFHNGGRLRFSPDGRYLFAGTGDAQNSSNAPNTSSPNGKVLRINPDGTIPADNPFHNAVWSYGHRNVQGLAFDSQGRLWEQEFGNSIMDETNLIVKGGNYGWPSCEGTSGSCDGFIAPKKTYPVAQGSCSGITIIRDALYVACQRGARLYRAVISGSSLTNFRTFFNGTYGRLRTVEPAPDGQLWLATSVDGDKDSTPHNSHNKILRVSVG, from the coding sequence ATGAGTCGACTGATTCGGGCGGGGGCGATCGCGATCGCGCTCGCCGCCGCGGCGATCACCCCGGCGGCGGCCGCGGATCCCCTGCTCTCCCAAGGTAAGCCGGTGACGGCGTCGTCGTCGGGTGGCTGCTGCCCGGCGGCGAACGCGGTCGACGGCGACAGCGCGACCCGCTGGGCCAGCGCGGCGGGCGTCGATCCACAGTGGATTTACGTCGACCTCGGCGCGGCGGTGCACGTCAGCCGCGTCCGGCTGCAGTGGGACGCTTCCTGCGCCACCGCCTACGAAATCGACACCTCGGCCGACCACGTCGCCTGGACGAAGATCTACTCGACGGACGCGGGCAAGGGCGGCGTCGAGGACCTGACCTCGCTCGACGGCACCGGCCGGTACGTCCGGGTCTACGGCACCAAACGCTGCCGCACCGACGCGTCGAAGGGCTACTCGCTGCAGGAATTCGGCGTCTACGGCTCGGCCGGCGACGTCCGGCCGCCGTCACCGCCCGGCACGCCGACGCTCGCCGGGGTCACGCCGACCAGCGCCACGATCGAGTGGACCGCGGCCACCGACGACGTCGGCGTCACGGGCTACGACGTCTACCGCGACGGCCAGCTCTGCGCGAGCACGACCGGCGCGCTGACGGCGACCTGCGGCAACCTCGGCCCGAACGGCAGCTACGGCTTCTACGTCAACGCCCGGGACGCGGCCGGGAACGTCTCGCAGGCCAGCGGGACGCTGCAGGTGAAGACGCCGCCGTCCGACGACCACACGCCGCCGTCGGCGCCGTCGAACCTGCACACGACCGCGGTCGACAGCACGTCGATCGGCCTCGCGTGGACGGCGTCGACCGACGAAGTGGGGGTCAGCGGCTACCGGATCTACGACGGCGGCACGCAGGTCGGGACGTCCGACACGACGAACACCACGCTCGGCGGCCTGACCCCGAACACGGCGTACCACCTGCAGGTGCGGGCCTTCGACGCGAACGGCAACCTCAGCGAGCCGAGCACGCCGGTCCTGGACGTCACCACCACCGGTGGCTCGAACTGCACGCCGTCGCAGGGTGTCTGCGGCGCCACGCAGGCCGGCACCGACGACGACGTCGTGTGGGGCCTGGTGACCCTGCCGGACGGCACGATCCTCTACAACCAGCGCGACGCGCACGCCGTCGTCCACCTCAACCCGAAGACCGGCGCCAAGAAGACGATCGGAACCGTGCCGAACGTCCAGAGCACCGACGGCGAAGGCGGGCTGACCGGGCTGGAGATCAACCCGGCGTCGTTCGCGTCCGACCACTGGCTGTACATCATGCACACTTCGCCGAACGACAACCGGATCGTGCGGATCAAGTACGACCCGGCCGCCGACTCGCTGACCACGAGCACCGAGCAGATCCTGCTGACCGGCATCGCGCGCAACAAGTTCCACAACGGTGGCCGGCTGCGGTTCAGCCCGGACGGCCGGTACCTGTTCGCGGGCACGGGTGACGCGCAGAACAGCAGCAACGCCCCGAACACCAGCAGCCCCAACGGAAAGGTGCTGCGGATCAACCCGGACGGCACGATCCCGGCGGACAACCCGTTCCACAACGCGGTGTGGAGCTACGGGCACCGGAACGTCCAGGGTCTGGCGTTCGACTCGCAGGGCAGGCTGTGGGAGCAGGAGTTCGGCAACAGCATCATGGACGAGACGAACCTGATCGTGAAGGGCGGCAACTACGGCTGGCCCTCCTGCGAGGGAACGTCGGGTTCGTGCGACGGGTTCATCGCGCCGAAGAAGACGTACCCGGTGGCGCAGGGCTCGTGCAGCGGCATCACGATCATCCGTGACGCGCTTTACGTGGCCTGCCAGCGCGGCGCGCGGCTCTACCGCGCGGTGATCAGCGGCAGCTCGCTGACGAACTTCCGGACGTTCTTCAACGGCACGTACGGGCGGCTCCGCACGGTCGAGCCCGCTCCGGACGGGCAGCTGTGGCTGGCGACCAGTGTGGACGGTGACAAGGACAGCACGCCGCACAACAGCCACAACAAGATCCTGCGGGTGTCGGTGGGGTGA
- a CDS encoding carbohydrate kinase family protein: MPAEPAPEIDVFLSGLLFFDLVFTGLEHPPAPGTEVWTGGMGSGPGGIANFAVALSRLGLRTSLAAAFGTDVYGRYCWDVLARQEHIDLSRSRRFPEWHSPVTVSLAYAGDRAMVTHGHPPPVPVAELAGSPPSSRATVAHIGLDTAEWVHTAHQSGSLVFADVGWDPSEAWSPALLEQLACCHAFLPNEVEALRYTRTDTAEAALARLADLVPIAVITRGGEGVLAVDGTTGETAAVPALPVDVLDATGAGDVFGAGFVAATLTGWPLVERLRFACLTASLSVQHFGGALAAPGWHEIAQWHARTRSPEYAFLDEVLPSETVAGIRRGPVTLGFGDDGWR; the protein is encoded by the coding sequence GTGCCGGCTGAGCCCGCACCCGAAATCGATGTCTTCCTGTCCGGCCTGCTGTTCTTCGACCTGGTCTTCACCGGGCTCGAACACCCGCCGGCCCCGGGCACCGAGGTGTGGACGGGCGGCATGGGCTCGGGACCGGGCGGGATCGCGAACTTCGCGGTCGCGCTGAGCCGCCTCGGCCTGCGCACGTCCTTGGCGGCGGCGTTCGGCACCGACGTCTACGGGCGCTACTGCTGGGACGTGCTGGCCCGCCAGGAGCACATCGACCTGTCGCGGTCGCGGCGGTTCCCGGAGTGGCACTCGCCGGTGACGGTCTCGCTGGCTTACGCGGGCGACCGCGCGATGGTCACCCACGGCCACCCGCCACCCGTCCCGGTCGCGGAACTCGCCGGTTCGCCGCCGTCGAGCCGGGCGACGGTGGCGCACATCGGCCTCGACACGGCCGAGTGGGTCCACACCGCACACCAGTCGGGCAGCCTCGTGTTCGCCGACGTCGGCTGGGACCCGTCCGAGGCCTGGTCGCCGGCGCTGCTGGAGCAGCTGGCGTGCTGCCACGCCTTCCTGCCGAACGAAGTCGAAGCCCTGCGCTACACCCGCACGGACACCGCCGAAGCGGCGCTGGCCAGGCTGGCGGACCTGGTCCCGATCGCGGTGATCACCCGCGGCGGCGAGGGCGTGCTGGCGGTGGACGGGACGACCGGCGAGACGGCGGCGGTCCCGGCGCTCCCGGTCGACGTGCTGGACGCCACCGGCGCGGGCGACGTGTTCGGCGCCGGTTTCGTGGCCGCGACGCTGACGGGCTGGCCCCTGGTGGAGCGCCTCCGGTTCGCGTGCCTGACGGCGAGCCTGTCGGTGCAGCACTTCGGCGGCGCGCTGGCGGCCCCGGGCTGGCACGAGATCGCCCAGTGGCACGCGCGGACCCGCAGCCCGGAGTACGCGTTCCTGGACGAAGTGCTGCCGTCGGAGACGGTGGCGGGGATCCGCCGCGGCCCGGTGACCCTCGGCTTCGGCGACGACGGCTGGCGCTGA